The Montipora capricornis isolate CH-2021 chromosome 3, ASM3666992v2, whole genome shotgun sequence genome includes the window ATCAGTTGAACGAATGACTTATAAGTAGTTGATTTGATTGCTTGATTGCTGTGTGGTCATTGTCAATCACTATCATGAAAATACATTTCGAAATCCACATCAAGAGTTGTGGGACTTACCATATTTAGGGTCAATGCAGAGGGCTACATCGCGTGGTGAGCACAGCAGAATGGATTGATTATCTGGAACTAATATGAAcaacatcaataataataataataataataataataataataataataataataataatgtggaGAGTGAAACAATAATGGGGAAAGTGATGTCTTGACTGTTGACGTGAGGTGCCTTTGAGAGTTAGCTGAAAAACTTTAGCAGTTAATGTTCTTCCCTCCCTAAACCCACCCACAGTAGTCTAGTGGTAATCCGGGGGATGATCTTGTGGAATTTGCTAGGGAGGGAAAATGGCCGACTATACTGTATAGTCGGTTAATTCaggcacaataataataatgacaatcatgcaccggataaatcattaACACTAGTATATTAAGAAAAAGGAACATTTTGTTAACTTGACGACTTCTAAGATTAACCTACCCTACTTAGCCGGTAAGTTCAAATATAGatgttacagttaaatttaaattctggttaattttaatttcaacgtaggtcatttttattttagactaggttgaaattgaaagtaggaaatatcaacaaaaatcaATCAATTATTAGCAAGTAGGTGTAATACATTGGTAAGTAAATTGGTCCTAGAGGTGAGTGGATGAACctggcactgattttaaatacaaggaaaggttacgtttatacaaacgttggccgtgtagcacttatattttaaacagagttaactgaatagagtgtaatgtgaagtgctcttcacactctattcagttaactctgtttaaaatataagtgctacacggccaacgtttgtataaacgtaacctttccttgtacttgtacatgttcattgccgtgactttaacatcttcacttcccacggcctgctcccgtctgaccttgtagctcagtcggtagagcggcggagatctaacccgaaggtcgtgggttcaattcccaccctggtcagagtttttctctgtccttgtgtgggcccatttccatcagtagggctaacgctcacatggttcattacactctattcagttaacactgattttaaatggttggCACTAATTAAGCcggttggggttaggcatactgtgcatgataaccgaCTCTCTTAGAGCTTTTTAGAAGGACATTGTTATCTtcaaggaataaaagaactgaaacatacatgatgtattgtTTATTAATTTGCTTCGTTATTTTctctatcttttgcttactttgaaTTCGCAATAATCAAAAGaaagtgaaagcaaaactttgaaaagtcaggaaaaaggaTTTCATTATCTATTGATTAGGTCATTTTGCAGGCTCTTGTAcgtgttatttcttttgaattatcaaataaaatatgtttttgctgagtctgtttgtagtgataaatccaaacgttgtgattattttggcacAGTCCCCTTCACGTTCTACAATTTAAGCAAGTAGCACGTTTGGATGAAGAggcgtttccttttccatcttattaattttcagcgccacataatcctgaagttcgaaGTTTagtcttcttttttcttcttcccctTCAGGAGTATGATAACTGCTGACCGAAGACTGCAGACTGccgactgcctacaaatagtgctgataactaatatttaagtctaagcacccatttgaaatagtgctgataaacagtatttataagtctaagaacccattaaaacggttagctttgaATAACTGTACGTGTGATTTAGGATTAGTCTGCAGTCCGCCGCAGCGGTCTGCAGTTTAAAAGTATCAGGCACCTCTCTCCTTGAAGTTACAAGTTATTTTCACActtcttcagataaatttaGCCACCCCTTAACTTTTTCATAAAGTTCCATCGGCGGTAATAGAGTCTCACTTTATGTCATTTACGCATGTGCTAAATGGTGGTTGTTGTCGTGAGGGCTTGGAAATAGATTAAACTCCTTGGGAGAAAAAATATCTAGCTGTTTTCAGTCGGTGGCTTAGCAGTCAATACAGAGGAGACGTAATCTCGGACTTACAATTGTGCAAGGCTTCGATTCCTTGGAGCGGCATGGAATGTTGTGGAAGCTCAAGGTAAAAATGTCACAGTCCGTTGTCAGTAAGGAAAAAAGCGAAGGAAAGGGAGAGACGGTAACTGGAAGAAGAACACAAAGCAAGGGAAAGATGGAGGaggaatttaatcaaagtgtcTTTATCCATTATTTTCTTTtacatcggcgctatttcatccagcagagaagaacttgATCATTTTCTAACCTCAGGTCagttcttttcatccggctcttaaatatacctgggaaatttcggaaacttcattggctttcctagatatcaaagtttctattagtggcaacgtgctatgtaccagtgtgctctacaaacctacagattctcacagttatttgttgtattcatcatcacatccatcacatgtcaagaactccattccttattctcaatttcctagacttcgacgtctatgtagtgatgactccgatttttccagcaaatcagaggagatgtgccagttcttcgaaaaacgtggatatcctgtctctgtggtcaaagcgggccatcatcgcgcccaacaatttgatcgacagtcatcactacaaacgtcacaaaaagataaggatgacagaattccattcaccctcactttccatcctcataatcacgcagtcaaaagcgtcattcttaataattttaaattactccaaaatgatcccgagactggtagaatcttttcgcaaactccacttatttcattcaaacgcgacaaaaacgtaggcaactttttagttagaagcgcgctcaaaactgacgagcaacccggcactttcaaatgcgcgcgctcacgatgcaaaacttgtcttttcattgttaacactagcaagatatcgggacctaagcgatctgttaagatcaccgatcgttttacatgtacctccgcaaatgtcatttattgcataacctgtacgttatgcaataaattatacattggcgagacaggtagaggactaggtgaccgattccgcgaacaccttcgcgatgttgagaagaatgacaaagatgaatctaagccagtcgctcgtcattttaatctccctaaccactccaaaaaacacatggctatctgcggcccttccctacatctaggtacgacggaaagccgcaagaatctagaacaaaaattcatcttccaaatcggcacccttaatcctcacggtattaacgaacgcttttcatttaactaatatattcctatttttcacgttgccatgtcaccaccaatagcgtagctcctactctactataaaaactacacgtaacccataattcctcgattcgctctgacgaagggctaacgctcgaaacgtcagcttttagaatctctgtacggtggccaatttacattatcaactccgttgataaaaccaaatttttgtatactacttccccaccgtcgcagcaccacagtttctttagaaactacccccttcatacTAACCTAGGTTGGAAAAAATCAACCTGAATTTCaattcaacctgtaacatataGACGTGTCTTTTCTCACCTTTGTATTCTATAGGACGGCAACCACACTTCTCAGTAACATATTTGTTAATGCATTCCATTAAACAAACAGGTTTGGAATATGTGTAACTGGTGTTGGTTAACATTTGCAGGCTTCTGCTGCGTGTGCAATTGGTTGAATATGGAGATTCCAGATTTATCAGCTGCAAAAAGAACGTCCAATTGTTATTGTACATTTATCAactcgaaagtggttcagcgttgtctatactcttatcgacaacgatatccGTCATCACGGTGGCCCACAACAAATTATTACGCATGCCAATCATTTGTGGCACTCTGGGCTTCACTCTTGGGCCGtaaatcaacaaaaaaatgaatCTTAAATCAACAGAACAAACTCAGCCtttaacttacagtacggacctcgaactcggttagtcaGAGGTTGAAATACCATATATTACGtaacaaattaaataaatattcaGATACTTGAATTCATTGAATAAATCACAATTGCATGAATAATCCAGTGTTAAAAGTAAGGGACTAAAAATATGCACTCGTGGTCAGGTGTGTTTGTTGATACTGTTAGTTTTCAGACGTACTGAAAATGCCAATCATTTCATTTACTCTAGATTatgcacaattttttttgttgaggGAGTAACAAGTAAGGCGTCACACATGATGGGTTTTAATGCCCGTTCCTTTTGCGATTGCCCTCAGTCTTCAATAAACTTAATTAAGTGGTGCTTCAGAAGTAAATCCTAAAAAGGCTTAAAATAGTTAATAAGGAAAAGTCGCTCCTTCCATCGTACCTTTTTCCTTTTGATTGCGCAAAGGGTGCGCACTCCTGGCTTAACGGCGAAGCCAAACTGCTCCATGCAAGGAAAGCTTTTTTGATCGTGAACTAGAACAATTAAACCAACATAAGGGTTCGAGGAATCAATGAGGTAGCTGTTTCTCTCGATGTTTAGGTTTAGCTTTAAGCCGCCAAGCTGACCTGCCAGAGAGGCGTTTATGACAGGACTTTCATCTTCACCAGAGTTGAAAGTAAAACATTGACCAAACTGACTGTTGTATGACGATTTGAAATTCTTGGAGCTGCACGGTTTGTCACCTATAGTGCACGCTTCACGAATGCTAGAATTTGGGAGGAGCATTTCTTCAATTATGTGACTGAAAATAACAAGATGATGACGGCTTTCGTTTAGGGCACGCCATTTCAGTACGGGATATTTCGCTACTACTTCGTCAGAGAACGAACTAGGAGTTCGAGAAGTCCTAACTTTTTCAAACTGTTCGAGATCTCGTTCAACTTTTTCGTCGCTGAAGTTAATCCGTTTTTTAAAATAGCTCTTGTACCTTCGTCGGTTAAAAGCATTAAAATTGCAGATAGTAATGGCGGGAAATGATACGTTCTCCGTCTTAATCAAGGTCTTCGTTGTTATCTTAGTGCTGAATGGTCGCTCACCAAACGCATCCAAGGTTTCGTAAATTTGTACGACACAATATCCTACGCTTGATAGAAGCGCAAGAGTCCAGAACAATCTCCTATAAACATTTCCAACCAAGAGGAACCGAGCACCATGTAATGTAGCGTTCTCCAAAAACGCGCTGACAGATTCACTTTGAAGTTTTTCGTGGCTTCCGCTTCTCGTGGCGGCGTGAACAGATTCAGTCTCTGTTTGAACAGTTTGCTTATCTCCAAAACTCATCATTCTCTGTCTCTTTAACTTTTCATCAGATGGAAGATGGAGGGTGCTTTTCTCTCTGAGCCCAATTGAACAGCTGTTAATCAACGCAGTAAACCTTTCGTAAAATCTTGAGGCTTGGGTTATATTCTATTCGTATTAGCATACAACTGGTCggtgaaataataaaaaacaacTATTAACAAACTCTATTTTGTCAGCTTTATTAAGTTTATCGttatttaaactgaaaaatcaTTCCATCCTTCTAAAACATTTTGACACTGTcgtgttattgtaaatattttttgttaACTCCAAGTTCTATGATAAAGTTACAAAATTTAGTTAGAAATATACGATTTGTTGTTTGAAACAATCTTGACTGCTTTTGTAAATGAGAAAAAGCCAACAAAGATGAAAAAGTAATTAGAAAGCCACCCTACAGTTAATTGTGACAGATTTAAATTatacatttgtaattttttaccaCCAGGTGGAGTTCAGTTGATTTTCCCTCAGTAATGAAAAGTGTCTACAACAAAACACTAAAGGACTAATTTAATAACACtgcgtttctttcttttttcatataataacccaagttattcttgcattttgattggttcttgcctatgatctattagaggataGACGCACGATTggcgtcaccatcagcttttatgcgaataaagtttaattctttattatacaaaacaaatagattccattttgccgtgcgtctgttcagtaatagatcacagaggacgtcaaaatatgagacggtaatacactgtagtgtcctggtttgaccggtttagaacagagcaaacacggacggaacggcagtttttcaatgaaagaaattgttttcattgcGATACAAAGCCTGCGAAATTAGCTTGCCATCGCATATAGGACATTTGtctggctttctgtgctgtttacatcgttggCAAGCGCcttgaaggacagatgatgcattttttagaaATGCTAttaccagataaaattgaatcaaaataacaccttttgtagtggaataataaatttcttattcgatggttcaacatataatactcgcggacattttgctcattgctcgtactACACAACTCGCAAAACATCGAtgtccgcgcgtattatatgtcaAACCATATAAGATGTATGTATTCCGCCGAACCTTCCCATCGATCAGTGCAATTCAATGGTATCACACCCAACCTTCCCATCGTGCCTTGCTataccaagaaaatacaagtgactCGTGGGATATTCCACGTTATACCACTCGAAAGCGTTGCATAACTACTATGACTCTGCGCTCCGCAAGTCGTAGAATGTTATAGGTGTAGCGGGCTATTTTTCACGGCACCTTGACATGGAAACAATCAAAACAATTTTCTGGCAAAGATAAGGCTAAAGGTGTTTTGAAGTTACGTAATTTCTGACCTCAAGGATCCCTTTTGGGATTTTTTGAAGCACTGCTTTCAGACAGGCtgagtcaaaaaaaaaaaagcaacaagaATTTTTACTTAATCACCAATCTGGCCTTTCCAACAGCTCTCGAGATTTATTTAATAACACCATAGACACAAACAATGGGCCCCACCATATAAACTTAAAGGACAGAGATAGCCGGCTTTTCTTATTGACGCGCATGCGTCGTCTTTCGTAGACCAAATCACTCTTCTTAAACTTACTTCAGTGTCAACAATAATTCATTTTTAAGATAAGGCTCTTTTAACctgtacagtatgttgcccagtatccggccACTTCAGTTTAAAACTACTATACCTTTCCTTCCTTAGCCGCAAGAGCTGTGAAATGTGGCCCTGCAACAATAAATTTAATAGTCTGTAATATGATGAAAACAAGGGGTGTGTTTACCTTAGTTGCCATGGTGAAATTTGCATTTCTGCAGATGTCCATTGCTGCCCAGTATCCGACCAGACAGCCAAGTACCCGACCTCAGGAATAACAACAGTAATTAAACGTAACTTTCGGCGGTGAAGAGATCTTTTTGTCAACCTTTGCCCTTGCAAAATACTTTGGCATTagaatttgaaaaatataaatcgACTTACGAACTGAGCATCGTGAAAAAACTGAGAATTCCGTTCTAACTTCCGCTTTCTGTAGTTTTGCAAATTGCGGTAAGAAAGCAACACACGGAAAATAATTCCGTTCGATAAATCAAAGAAGAAGGTTTCAATTGAGTTGTATCAGAATAGCATTACACTACATACAGATCAATTAAAGTTAATCACGACTGCAGCTATACAATAATTTTGCTTATTTTGGGCACGCTTAGtgaaaaatttgttgttgttgttgttgttgttgttgttgttgtttggcCTCCGTTATTCTAGAAAAAGTACATTTCAGGAAGAATTGAAAATTGTTCTATAAACTGCTTGAATTCTTGGAGAATACTCATTGCAAATATCGAATGGTTCCTTCAAATACATCATGATTTACAGACCCTTTCTTCAACAGTGGTCGTTTTACCTCGCAGTGAAAAGCGTAAATATTAGTCATGAAAAGTTCACTCACCTGAACAGAACGGCGCCCTCTGCAAATGTCCTAAAGTTTACAGCCCGCCAAAACTTGCATCTCATAGCTTAAATGTTTGGTTTCCTTTCCGTGTACTTCGTTTTCCGTAAACTAATAAGGGCGTTGCAAAAATTGGAATTATTTTTTAACTGGTCGGATACTGGTACCAGTCGGGTACTAAGCAAAATACTGTACATTGTGACAACGTTTGCagggaaaatatatattttatcaaTGGAGTGGTTTGTGTTGCAGGTAAAGCGAAAAtgcagtatatatatataggccatttccgagttcatgtctgcctcctcttcaaagtaattctaagtgcgaagtttttggtgatggtaattagttcttctttacatatgaatgaaccCTAATCTTTATGaggaaaactttgcacttaatAGACTGGCCAGCTGTCTGGCTTATTCAAAACAAATAGATTCATGGTTATTTAGGCCATCGTCCTGCTAAACCTTGCTATATTATGAATTGAAGTAATCAAGTATTTATAATTATTCAAGCAATCTGGGGCGTTCCTGTATGACCAGTAAACCGAAGAGGATAATTGCGTGATAACGTCTAAAGGCTTGTTTTCattagcgacggagtcggagtccaAGTCCGACTCCGTcgccagtgaaaaccagccttaagagTCCGGCATCGATGGACACGATATGTGGCAACTGATaaataataaagagaaaaagGCTGAAAAGATAGGCCAGTCAGGATATTATTCAATTAAAAGAGGTGGACTACTCACTGATAAAAAGGAACTAATCTTGTCCTTTATAATAgaatttgacctttttaaagtttaaaaccgctttttttttattataggTTGAAAGTTTGTCAATTAAAAAAGTTCCCcgtaaaaaaaagaagaagagaaaaaaacaaattttcgcTTGAAAACCTCACAAATGAAGTAAGTGTTCTCGGCTTTAGCTGTTGGTTGGCAGTGACAAAAACCTAATTTGACCGCAGTTATTCCAAGAGCGCGAGTTGTACATATATGCGGTGAGCTGGCTGTAACCAAAACAAAGTCTAAACGTTAGGATTCTTGGAATTCGGCTGCTTCCAGCCGCGACTTTTTCAACTGGGCAACACTTTCAAGGAAGGCAATCATACGGTACACGATGCTAGTTAGAAAGGAATTAAGCAATCACTAATGAGAAGTGGTCTAAGAAATTTGTTCATGCGCAGAACAAATGGAGGGTTTAAACTGCatgttgcaggttgcaggtcattgtttcaccataagCTGAAACAGCCCAAACCTTGACTAATGCCAACATAAGgcctaaaaaataatgtttaagttTAAGGGCATTTTCAATTAATTTGTTCTTTCTTGTAACTCAAATCATACCTAATAGACCTATCTCTTATTGCATTGACAATGCTCGGCCTCATTGCTGGCTGTTCTCCAGTCGTCACCCTTattagaccttttcggcttgtacattttgttttcccaatacagatcatgtgataatactcaggagatttggtcttttgctttgttcattaaaatgagggcatgcaagcatgaatatgcctgcatgcactcttttttacTGCGATGCCGTAAAACCACTGACGCGACATGCTTAATGCAAACAAGTCAAATCACAGACGTCGGTCTCGAGCCAGTTTCACCTCGGCTACTTGgcgtccgtgttgacaaaaacgtctcgtgcttaagctcccttttgtACAGACCTCGCTCCGCTCGGTCCCTACTGCCAAGACCTCGGGCCATTAAGGAACTTAAGCAcgctcgtttttgagacgcggacggcaaccggaggAGAACATTTCGCTTGCCAGGACattggtgtctcccagatttttgtgcgaatcatctctaatggagaaaagatacttagcaatggaAATGTGGCTGTGTGAATACAAATTAAAAGAGGAAACGGGTCACTTTCGGTTaattgccgtctgcgtctcaaaaacgcgcgtgcttaattAAGCTCCGGACTactccccagtacggccctcgcgctcggttaataagaggtTAGCATTCTTGTCACAGATCGATTTGGACCAAAACCTGGACAAAGAATCTCTCCATGCGGGTGTAAGGAGTTTCTTTTTGTACTCTCCTATTGTAAAGGGATAGCTCAGTCTTCCATAGCTTGGGCTGAATGCCATAGGCAGGTCAAACTTGTTCGAACGAtgaataacgctatccaccggataaatcactatccagtggataaacactagcaaaaccaattgagttatccacaGGATAGTGATTTACCCCGCAGATAGCGCTATCCTTCGTTTGAACAATTGGTGCCAGGTGTTTCTGGAAATATATTGTTAAGTGACCAAGTGTTCAAGGATGTTGACGCGAGTGAGGCATTCGTCTTATATGTGGCTGTCAACTAATTCTGATTATACTCAACACATGTAACAATCACCTATGGAGAATTGAATTTACTGTTAAAAAGCTCAAATGAAAACGATCTTTCGAAATGGAGGCCAATTTTTTAGACTTTTATCTTTCTGCCAGTCAGATTTCTAACTTGTGCTTAGCCTGCGTAACGGGGGAGGAGACTGGCTAATACTCAGGTTAACATGTGCTACATTGAACGGAGTTAACGGTGAAATAAATTGCATTTATGACCAAGGTTCATTAAGTAATTTATTTCTCCGACTAGCATTTATCATGTATCATTGCTACATAGCGAAACTCTTTCCATCTGGCATTACCTGATAGACATAGATACACAATCACGCGGTCGGTCAAACTACCCTGAAGATGGCTTAACGCCGAAACGTTcggtttttttactttttaaagaatttttagACTTGTAAATATTAATCATTTTTACTGAGCGAATATTATGGACAATATTTATTTCTGTGGACAAGTTTAGCAAATGGTGGCATAAGAAGAAAATATGCAAATCAACTGTTGAATGCTGCTTCTTAGTCCAAACTCATGGCCTCATCTTCATCCTTGTCTTTGTCACCAGTCCCTTGGTCTTCCTCGGCAGCTGTTGTTGGCCGTGAGGTTTCATCCGAGGTACTGGTGCTGTCAGCAGTGCTGGGACAAGAGGACTCTCGGACAGCTCCTACAAACTCAACCATATCTGAAAGACATTCATTACTACTTTCTTACATTTCTTTGTTCACttttcatgagaatttggtgttataatATCAGGATGATACCCTtgagctgataataatcttcattctcaatacttaTATACCTGATAATGTAATTAAATTGGGGGGGAAGAaggtgaatttacatactgatcactCCCGTTAGGGTTAATTAAACCTATGACCTTATCATCTTGCTAAACTTCATTGCCAAGCAGACTTCTTTTTAGCTTCCTTCTTGAGACTTGTAAACACCATTTTCAccattgaaagaaaacaaatttgtatgtttcttttttcattccAAACCAACTGCCATCTACCTCCTCCGCTGGCTGTGGGTGCGAGTTGCCCTGACTGCAATGCAGAACTAAACATTCCAACAGCCTAGAGAGAAGATAAAAGCTAGACGTAATGCTGACTATTTTTCTCTAGTATTATATTTGAGCCCCACAAGTAAACTTTTCAATTCAGATCATGCGACGTTCTAAGTGGACATATTCCTTAAcgttttttccttcatttcacCGGTCAAAACTAAACAATACTTCCCAGAGAAGAGTTACAGGTCTTTAGCTACAGAAGCCTATTTACACACAAGCACtgacccaacgagcaaatttgaGAGACATTTCCAGGATCCTTGTTCTACCATCCGGTCAGCGGTTGCCTCAGGCATGTGGGGAATATAAGCAGTGTGAaggacagagcgcaaaaaccgctgattggctagagaataatgacgtaaaatggcttttttcgcgTAACTGCGCCTGCGCAAACTCTAAAGATTCGAAGTGATCGAGACAGTGATCGATCGAAGTGGAGAATAACACTCtagcatttgtcaaattttgtgaAAAGTTAGACGActcataccctgggtgccagaggaattttttttcaaggtcggagagaacactcagcgattccaaatcaacggtcgaggacacacgattgattacttcgcaagtctgcatgtcaagtagcaatgcgtcctcttgtatcattttgttggttttggctactgtgaattttcttgacatggggtgttggtctgcccccagattatttaaaaatcttgcagaaaccagcgaactggcaacgaaattcttctttgttctcgggaactacaggagcaacttggtcttgatggacgaaaggtttttgcttttgaaaataagtttggctGGCCGTTGTTATTGAAGACTGTAACGTAACGCGGTCATACAACTTTGATCGTATAAAATCGTCCACTGGGTTTCTTGCTGTAGATGAACTGTGAGTTAACGTCAgccacaaagttgaattttcttaacacctgggatttacaatttccacgtcacgtaaccttgactgttaaatgccatcgatctgtgcgaggtttttgttgctgttcctcgcaaatatttttgcagaaaccattccaggaaatctgcatcaaagcgtcttccactcagtgtttggcaatattgtcctgatcagttgtggaacagcccagaaaagtacattactgtaacagagtaACCATGTTGGTCAACTTTTTCATATTTATAAGTTTGCAAAACGGCTACAAAAACACATGTGCAGCAAAGCTTTGGAAGCATGCAAACACTTCAGgtacattatataataataataataataataataataataataataataataataataagccttacagctttagttagatGCGTACCCCTGACTGAAAGTTGtttaacactaaaaattagtatgaacgccaaaaaataattattaacaattattgtttcgctgaaggcaaggtgaatatcggttaataaaaaccgagatgaagttgaggtttttgtTCACCAACATTCATAAAGTCTGAGGGAATAtcggaaacaataatttaaatttgcctgacaatagaagcaactcaatttcttagtaaatgatgccatcatgcaaatcgcctattacatagttgattatttgaataatacacattttctttaaaacaattaatttattcgtctgtcacctgaacaaaacagcttgtggctattttgaaaaaaccgcttCGGTGATTATCACGTAATAATAATCGTCTCAATGACAAGCAATCAGTGCAGAGAACTTTCAGTAATTACACTAATAAGCATATAATTCCTATAGCACAagacaataatgaacaataatattataattccaTGAGTGCATGTTGATATGAGATCAACAACTCAATCATATCCattgattattgttttattaaattttcatttgattcttaACACTTGGACATATTTAaaggcaatcagtttccagcgtgGTAACACTTggcgcaatcagtttccatattatgtcatactgtataagagctgttaactgagtgagtgaaccaatcagaaagcgaaAAACACAGTatccgtggttcaaaatttcataatgtaaGGTATTATCTTTCCCCTTGTGCTTACTGTGTCATTATTCACTTTCTGTGTAATggttttatcattgtttttgtttgtaggaaatggtagccatacctgatttatgaagaaactgaagttgtgcagtagtacagcaacctacttttactctctgcagattagctttcttggttcacggaaaacccttttcattattgtaaatacATTGTGGCTTGGAAGATATTCTCAAACAGGTCTGGAGAATGTTCACcaccaaaatttcccattttgtctggatcatataagttctttcctccttttgtttagtggttgactagtgactt containing:
- the LOC138043984 gene encoding acid-sensing ion channel 1C-like, yielding MMSFGDKQTVQTETESVHAATRSGSHEKLQSESVSAFLENATLHGARFLLVGNVYRRLFWTLALLSSVGYCVVQIYETLDAFGERPFSTKITTKTLIKTENVSFPAITICNFNAFNRRRYKSYFKKRINFSDEKVERDLEQFEKVRTSRTPSSFSDEVVAKYPVLKWRALNESRHHLVIFSHIIEEMLLPNSSIREACTIGDKPCSSKNFKSSYNSQFGQCFTFNSGEDESPVINASLAGQLGGLKLNLNIERNSYLIDSSNPYVGLIVLVHDQKSFPCMEQFGFAVKPGVRTLCAIKRKKLINLESPYSTNCTRSRSLQMLTNTSYTYSKPVCLMECINKYVTEKCGCRPIEYKVPDNQSILLCSPRDVALCIDPKYAEFLASEEKVQCEESCTQPCEHIEYETSLSYSDLQRGVFIKWLNSFQNTTENFALYENFLNMTYAEQKDYIDENIVSLDIYYQDLNYDEIEQIPKFEPWSLIANLGGNFGLFLGISLLSFLELLDFIFRTIWYFICKLKLGRNEMKVRAT